The Mauremys mutica isolate MM-2020 ecotype Southern chromosome 1, ASM2049712v1, whole genome shotgun sequence genome has a segment encoding these proteins:
- the CLDND1 gene encoding claudin domain-containing protein 1 gives MMDNRFATALVIACVLCLISTIYMAASIGTDFWYEYHSPVGNASELGRSILEEFVSMDADEKTYTDALFRCNGTVGLWRRCITVPKNSHWYSPPETDMVRSCISFSLSDQFAEKYMEPGNHNSGSDLNRTYLWRLQFLLPFVSLGLMCFGALIGLCACACRSLYPAIAIGVLHFLAGLCTLGSVSCYVAGIELLHKKLHPPDDVQGEFGWSFCLACVSAPLQFMAAALFIWAARTNRKEFTLLKAYRVA, from the exons ATGATGGATAACCGctttgctacagctctagtaatTGCCTGCGTGCTCTGCCTCATTTCCACCATTTATATGGCAGCCTCAATCGGTACAGATTTCTGGTATGAGTACCATAGCCCAGTCGGAAATGCCAGCGAACTTGGCAGGAGTATTTTGGAGGAATTCGTCAGTATGGACGCAGATGAGAAGACTTATACAGATGCACTGTTCCGGTGCAATGGCACAGTTGGATTGTGGCGGAGATGTATCACTGTTCCCAAAAACTCTCACTGGTACAGCCCACCAG aaACTGATATGGTCAGAAGCTGCATCAGTTTTTCCCTCTCTGATCAATTTGCGGAGAAGTACATGGAGCCTGGGAACCACAATAGTGGTAGTGACCTGAACCGGACCT ATCTTTGGCGTTTGCAGTTCCTCCTGCCATTCGTCAGCCTAGGGCTAATGTGCTTTGGGGCTTTGATTGGCCTTTGTGCTTGTGCCTGTCGAAGCCTCTACCCTGCCATTGCCATAGGAGTCCTACATTTCCTTGCAG GTCTGTGTACGCTGGGCTCAGTCAGCTGCTACGTAGCTGGAATTGAGCTGCTCCACAAGAAACTGCACCCACCTGATGATGTGCAGGGTGAATTTGGCTGGTCCTTCTGCCTGGCTTGTGTATCTGCTCCTTTACAGTTTATGGCAGCTGCTCTCTTCATCTGGGCAGCCCGCACCAACAGGAAGGAATTCACGCTCTTGAAAGCGTACCGTGTAGCATAA